The genomic window AgtgatctaaataaataaatgaaaacagaaagctcttcctttcagTTGATTTTCTACATGTTCATCAAAATGTGTAAAACACTGTggaacagaaaaataatattttaaaaataaaaggtaaggggccgacgctgtggtgcagtgggtaaagccgctgcctgcagtgccaacatcccatatgggtgccagtttgagtcccggctgctccacttccgatctagctctctgctatgacctgggaaagcagtagaagatggcccaagtccttgggcccctgcacccacgtgggaaacctgtaagaagctactggctcctggcttcagatcagtgcagctccagccattgcggccaactggggagtgaaccagtggatagaagatttctctctctgcctctcctcctctgtataactctgactttcaaataaataaatcttaaaaaaataaataagaggtaAAATAGCAAGTTTTTTAGAAAGAATATTCATCATGCATTCTTcctaaatctaaaataaataaaataaaatatagttacATACAATATGAATGAAGTTTGTCAATATAATATTAGTTTCATGTTGAGGCGTTCATAACGAATGTAGAAATAAAACAGACAGTGACAACACCAACATGAGGGGTAGAAGTAGCCTGGTGCAAGGACCTCACATTATTTGTGAAGTGGCATAATATTCTTGAAGATAGAGTGTGATAAGTTAATGATATGTACTGTAAATCCTAAAGCAGCCACTGAAATAACATAATAAAGAGATAGAGCTAATGAGACAACAGAGGAGATAAAATGGAATCACAAAAAATATTCCACCCAAAGAAGGTGCAAAAGCCGGAGCTTCTGCAGTCCTGCCATTTCTAAATCCCAAAGGGCAGACTGCTGATGCCTTGCTGCAGGAGCCAGCTCTGCCTGGGTGGGGAGCAGAACCTATACCACACTCACTTCCTGCCCTAGCACCTAAAGTGCCCACACTGAGAAAGTAAATACCTCGTCCCACCAACTTCAGCACCACAGCCTACACCTGCAGGTGCCTCcatgcacccacacccacactcacacacacacacacacacacacacacgcacacaccctaAATCAGATCTCTTTCTTGGCCACCAGGCTGTAAGCCTAGCACCCAAGTGCCATCTCCTGGTTTTTATTGACCCTTAAGGGCCCATGTTATGCCTAGATTGTAACAGCCCCTCCCCTCAGCTGAGCCCCAGGTCATCTCAGTCAGTGCCCATTAGTGCCCCGGGATGTGCTTGACCTGACACACCCGACGCTTTCTCTGAGCTCTAATAGCTTCTATGTACAATGAGAGAAATTCCTCGGCAGGGATGACTGCTCTGTGAGAAACACCCAGAGCGAGACATGAGAACATTAGTCACTGTCCCTTccacccagcccctctccccgtGAGCCACCCTTAGGGAGAAACTGCTTcttgtgggtttttcttttttccctcctttggGCCCCTAGAAATGACTCCCCTCTGGGAATCTCCGAAAGTTTCTCCCCTGGAGCCACACGTCTAATTATCCATCCCTGCCCCTCAGTCTCATAGATCAGTGCCTTGGAGTTGGGCACTGGCCTCAGGCCTTACCTCTTCAGGGGCAAGACCGAAGTCACATCAGGCTGTGATCTCACTGGAGATCAGCACAGGCTGCAGGGTGAGGCGACAAGAGATTTATGGGGGATTTGGAGGCAAGAAACCCGAGATTGGAAATGAGCTCTACCTTTTGCTGCTGACAAATCTAAGCTGATATTTCAGCTCTCTTGCTTAATACCTACAACATTTTAAGAGCATTAGCTCTCTAAACCTCTCTGCCCTCATCTATTAACTTGAGTTaattaatatttgtcttttagggttGCTGTAAGTATTAAAGAGATACTACACAGAAAACACTTGGAACTACATCTGGCGTGTAGTAACTACTCAATAAACGCTCTTAATATTACCGCTGAGATGATGAATGCTTTAAGCCTGTCTCATGATGCCTTGTGTGTGGAATATGGGGAGAATAGAAGGAGGAGTCCTAGAAGACCTAGAGGCTTGGCTCTTGCTAGACGAGAGTAAGCAAATCACTTTAAATCTCTGAGCCTTGATGGGGTTAGGAATTCACTCAGCCTAAAGGGCTGCTCTAAGTTGCAGTTGAGAATGTTTAAAGACATCCACCTGTGGATTCATTTTCTGAGCACTTAATTCTGCAGAaggctctgtgctgggcactgggggggAGATGAGTGAGGCGGGGTCTCCTCACTAGCAACCCCTGCTGTCTGATGGGGAGATACATAAGCAAACCAGCGATTACAGCATGATAAAGACATGCCAAGGGCGTGCCTTCATAGGTGAGGAGAAAGATTGGGACCTAGAGGGTTGCAGGAAGTTCAGGGAGAGTTTATTCTCTCCAGTGACAGAGGCTTGAACATTTTCACAAGCTGAGGGGGAAGAGAGAAGTGGGAGATAGCCTGAGGACAGAAGCAAGGAGAGACATCTATTTCACTGGGAGCTGAAGGCAGAAAGGTGAACACAGTAGCCAAACAGTTTGTGGGAGCAGGGGAAAACTGAAGGGGTCCTTGTCTGTGGCTTTGATTTTGACAGAGGAGGAACTAGTCCTCTTTCTACAGAAAGCAAATGATGTTTGGAATCTTCATCTCAGTTCTGTCAGCCCCACTCTTCGTGCTACACAGAATGAATGTTAAACCTTTTAGGGTAGTTTGACTGTCTTGGTCTTTcacctctacttctctgtaaatTCCTTTACCTTGAAGCTTCCAGAGCTACAAACCTCTTCTCTGGTTTCCAGAACTCCGTTTTCTTCTGGTCCTCATTCCACCTCTAGCTTCCTCACTGACATCTGTTACTCTGCCTGCTTCTTATGATTCTGTTCGTGCTTTCTTCAAAATTATAatccctacattttcttttttaaaaagatgtatttatttatttcaaaaggtagaactacagacagagagagggaaagacagaggtcttccatccactcgctcattccccaaatggcctcaatggccggactgagctgatctgagcccaggagccaggactctcctccgggtctcccacgcaggtgcaggggcccaagcccttgggccatcttgccatcttccactgcttttccaggccatagcagagagctggattggaagagaggcggccagaacaggaactggcacctatgtggaatgcctgtgcagcaggtggaggcctagcccactatgccacaacactggcccctccctaCATTTTCATTCTGGCCTTAATCCTTCTTCTGACATCTCCGTCCTTATGTTCAGTTGTTGCCTGGACATATCTCCACTTACCAATCCTCAAAACCTCCAAATGCACTCCACTAATTGTATCTTCTATCGCTTCAACCCTGTTCATCCTTTCTCAGGTTTTAATATCTCTGATGCAGCCCTCATagctttaaacagaaaaaaaaagagagaaaggacttgaaattattcattattatttgaTTCCTCTGTCTCTTTGCACTTCCAATTGGGTCTTACGTCTGATTGATTTGACCCTAGAAGCCTCCCTTCATGTCTCTTCAGATCGTCATCAACCAGTCAACTGATTTCCCCAGTATACCTGTCTTTTCCAGCTTTGTGTCCTTTCTTTAGAAGGTTGTAATTctacatttcctttattttctgtcACAGGAGCTCTTTAAGGAGTCTACCTGAGGAATCACGACTCAAACAGGAGAGGAAATTACAGTTTGAATGATACAAACAGACCAACCTTGTGGCCATTAAGAGGTTCATGGGAAACCTGTATCAATTTCCTCCCGCTTAAGGACAACACTCTCTGGCATATTGGGAAAGATAAGTACGGAATTTCTTGACATATTCTTGGCTGCTGCTCCTCTAGGTTGCATTTCCCTCCTAACTCCTTTTCTCTGTTAGGGCTCACCTCTGACCTCACTCACTTCTCAATTCCACCCTCCTCCATAAAACTCTCCTGCAGGTCTCCACTGTAAGGATTTTCACCACCTCCCATAATGGCTATCTGACTCTCATCCACCCCCTATAGTAGTTCACGTCCCAAAATCTGAGTTATGCTGTCTAAAACAATGCTCTGGGATTTCCAAAAAGATGTTCCAGGTTGGACACTAGAATTCCAAATCTGCTTCCTTTTGCATTCTCCCTGCAGTGTGAAGTGCAGATGTGCTTCTTAATTCTTCATTACTCTTTTTATTTAGAGTGACTATAGTCAAACCCACACCAACTGATTTTCAAAGGCAATACATCTAAACctagaaaagggaagaaaaaatttCAGTGTCAAAACCCAGAAAGCCCCAGGCAAACCAGGTTGAGTTGGACAAGCTGAAGTTGTTAACACACTCCTGAGTGACAGCTTGGATTTATGTACCACTCTGCTGTTTATTAGTTGTGTGACTTTAAACTAGACTGAACCTCTTTGTACCTAAGTTTCTCcatcaattaaaaattaagaagggaaaaaataatatatgaaagcATTTAGAACATTGCCTGCCATAGTCACTAGCCAATTAAGTGTTAGCTATTTTTATGTGTAACAGTGTTCTTTTTAACATCACACCCACCATCAAATAGTGCTAAGAATCTGAATAAGATGTGGGCCCATTAATGAACCACAGATCTTTTCCTATCTACTCAGTTATACAAAAATCTGACCAAAGCTTTGAAGTTACTGTTCGTAGAGCCCAATTCAATGCTTAGCCTCCTCCCATCTTCTTCCTATCCCTCATTCACCTACACAACACGTAATGCTGGAGCGTATCCTGGGTATCAGGGTGCCTCTCTGCCTGGAACTCCAGTGAGCACACCCAAAGTGTGCTGTTCCCTGCCTTCATGCAACTTTCATTCCAAGAGGAAAGCAAGGTCATCACCCTTGACACTGAGGGTGAGACCGGGCAGGGAGCTCCGAAGTCCGTATAGAGGCGCATAGGAAGGGAGCAGCCTCTGCAGGCTGTTGTGTGTGGTCCAGGGAGACCAGACGTCTTCCTCAGGACCTTTCCTCTGTGCTCAGCACTGGGCTCCAAGCACACAAGGGAGGCCAGCATCCCTGGCTTGTTCCTCTCTATCCAGTAAGCCTCACCTGATCCTTCCCAGGCTAGTTGGATCAAAGATTTTTCAGgcactttcttttcttcctctgaatcAAGAGTTTCTTTAGTAATACTTCTTATTTTACTTCTGGCCATTACTTACTTTTTtcccccaatctttttttttttttttttttttttgacaggcagagttagacagtgagagagagagaaagatagacagacagaaaggtctttcttccattggttcacccccaaaatggtcactacgACTGGTGccctgggccgatccgaagccaggagccaggtgcttcctcctgtctcccatgcaggtgcagggcccaagcacttgggccatcctccactgcactcccaggccacagcagagagctgaactggaagaggagcaaccgggacagaaccagtgccccaaccgggactagaacccggggtgccagcgccacagttggaggattagcctagtgagctgcagttcCGGCCCCAATCTTTTACCCAGCAGTGAAATACCTGGCACATCACAGATACACAAGTATCttgtaactttttatttcatatacataatGCAAGAGCCCCTGAGGACAAAGAATGTCCTGTTCATCTCCACAGCTCCCCTCACCCCTGGCATAGTCCCTATCTGTGCCCCAGAGGAATAGACACACATACAAGAACTGGCTTTTCATCACAAACTTCTCAAGCCCTAAAACAgtaataggcttttttttttccccattggcCATTTTCTTCTAACAGTCTCGAACCCCACTCCTGGGAccaggccagggccaaagctaaTGGGTGAGGACGGAAATACCAGCACCTTCAACATCTCCTATACCAACTTCTTCCTAGTGGGTTTCCCTGGATTACGAGAGTGGCGGCCCCTCCTGGTCCTACCTCTTACCCTCCTCTATGTGACCATCATCTCTGCCAATGCCCTGGTCATCCACACAGTGGTGGCCCAGCGGAGCCTGCATCAGCTCATGTATGTGCTCATCGCTACGCTCCTGAGTGTCAATATTTGTGCTGCCACAGCCGTGATGCCTAAGATGATGGAGGGTTTTGTGCATTATGCCAACCCTATATCCCTGCGTGGTTGCCTGGCCCAGATGTTTTTCATCTACTTCACCCTCCTTCTGGACTACAACCTTCTGCTGGCCATGGCGCTGGACCGCTATGTAGCCATCTGCCATCCACTCCGCTATACTGACCTGATGACCTCCCGCCTTCTGGGCCTATTGGCCATTCTAGCCCTGACACGGAGCCTACTAGTGGCAGTGCCCTTAGTGGTGCTAACTGCACGAGCTCAATTCTGCCGGACAGCAGTGATTCGGCACTTCACCTGTGAGTACATTGCATTGCTGAGCATAGCTTGTGGGGACCTGACCTTCAACAACCGCCTGGGGCTGGCTATGAGATTGGTCACCGTGACCTTTGATCTGGTCCTGCTGGGGACCTCCTACACTCGCATCATCTATGATGCCTTTCGGATCTCTTCTGGGGGAGCCCGAGCCAAGGCGTTGCACACATGTGGTTCCCACTTACTAGTCATTCTCACCATCTACCTCTCTGGTCTTTCCACGTCTATTGTCTTCCGGGTGGCCAAGACTGTGTCTCAGGACGTCCAGAATCTGCTCAGTGCTATATACTTGCTGCTTCCAGGGGCCTTGAATCCTGTCATTTATGGGGTGAGGACTAGGGAGATCCGGCAACATGTGGAAAAGATGCTCAGTAGAAAGGAACTGGCCCGGGAGGCTGGGGAAAAGCCAAAGAGGTTACAGAACAGGCGAGTGGAGAGTAAACTGCCAGGGTGAAAGGATTTTATCAACCTGAGAAGTTAGAGCTGCAACCTCTAAGAACAAGAGATAAGCAAGTAGGACTTGGGAAAACGCTGCGATTTCCTGAGTGGACTATGTGCTCAAAAGCAGGTCCATTGTTGCTCAATTACAGCTTGTTGAATTCCTACCATGTTCTTCCTGTTTTCACCCCAATAATAAAATTGCTTTACCTGTTTATCCATTCCTAGtttattttctctgtcttctttcctctAATTCATGAGAAAATCTCAATTAATGTTTGGATATAAGGAGTTTCACTAGGAGTCATATAGAGCAAGTCACACAGACTACCTCCTGTTGTCAACACCCAGTCAGAAGTAAATAAACAGGACAAGCCCTTCCCTGGGGCCTAGTCTCTCCCAAATACAGCCTAAGACTTAACATAAATTTCAATCTGACCAAATGTACAGGTCAGCCTTGAGCTTCCAGTCTAATCCAGGCACAACACTGGGTTCTAGATTAGGTCCAACCAGTTCCAAAAACAagtaaggccctggcctgagatCCTAAATATGACATGTCCAGTGAAGTCCACACAAACAAGTCAGGTCACACCTAGGGGACCCCAGTCTGATGGATAACTAGACCAGGTCCTCCTTCAGATCCCAGTATGACCCAAAAACCAGATGAGGCCCTACCCTGGGGAGCTGGAACTGAACCAGATACACAGGTCAGAATTCCTCCAAGCTAACCTCAGTCACAAACAAGGTCCTTTCCTGGAGCTTAAGTCTTCCCAAAGACCAGACACAGGCCTGACTTGGGATCTGGACCTGTTTCTAAATCAAACCCATAGATAGATCATTCTTCCCAAGCCATCTAATAATGTGCATTATCTAAAAGTTACACCCTGCTTCCAAAGCTCCCTGTCACATAGAGAATGGTGTACTACTCGGGAATATTCCAGAAAGGGGCTGTGGTACCTGCACGTTGCACAGAACCATTTGTGCATCAAGCCTGAGCTTTTTCTTCCTATGTCAACTGATCATAGGAAACTCCACATTAGGCCATAGGTGCCGGCTAGGAGGGACAAGGCAGTGTAACAGGAGCAGGGATGATGAGCATTGGGTTACTTCTAGATGTAACTTACTTGGCCTTAAAGGCCTCACTGAGCCCAATCTGGTCTATAAACTCCTATAGGATGATGAAGTGCTGCTGAGCATGCCCAATTTCACAGCTTCAGTGGCTCAATTAACAGTTAGTTAACGATGGGCAGCTCAAGCTGCATGGTAATTTGGTGGCCCACAGTTAAATGTTCAGGCTCTACAAAGGCCCCATCGCAAGCCAAAATGTATTTCTCAAGAAAAGAGTAGTTACCTGCAGAGGACATCAAGGCGTTGCTTCAAAATCCTAAGGGTCCGTGCTGTAATCCACCTATAGAGGCCTGCCAAAGTCTCTAATCAGCATCTGTCTGTCACTGACACTTGAGCACCACTGGACCTGCTGGATCACAAGGCCCAAGTAGCAGCGCAGGCTATACAGTAGCCTGCACCCAGGGCACAGCCTTCTCTTGTACTGCACCCCTCTCAAGATGAGCAACTTTTCAGGTCACTCAGTAAGCTAGAGTGACACATGAAATTAGGGATTTATTGCTTCCGAAATCCAAAGGAGCCATAGATGTTGTGTCTCTTTTTTGGTTGCAGAAGTTAGATACAATTTATCCTTCATCTCAAAATGGATATCTCAATATATCTCATACCACTGGGTCTCTAGAAATTTCACTGACATAGAAAGCCCctgaattttaatgaaatttatttcCCACTCTGGCACACAAGTATCTTACCAATAATTCTAGAATACTTGCTAGTTCTCACTCACAAGATCTAACCAAAAGAATGCCATCAGTGTCTCAGATCAGTGTGACAccctgttatatatatatttttttaatcaaaatcctGTGAACTAAATTCAGACACAGAGCTGGCAAGTGCTGATCATGCCAGCTGAAGCAAACTGCTCTGGTGTTCCTAAGTGTCTGAAGGAAaaagcatttgcaaatcaatagcTGTGAACAGAGAATGTGTTCATTTGCTAAAGCAACGAAACCTCAGCTAGTAGGGATCACAAGCTGGTTAAGCTTGATAGCCCATTGTCATTCTCCAAGaaccatggttttttttttttcacacgtCAAATAGGTGAGTTAAGTGGGAATCACCTCCCCTGCATACTTCACATCCATGA from Oryctolagus cuniculus chromosome 1, mOryCun1.1, whole genome shotgun sequence includes these protein-coding regions:
- the LOC100344540 gene encoding olfactory receptor 52Z1P-like; protein product: MGEDGNTSTFNISYTNFFLVGFPGLREWRPLLVLPLTLLYVTIISANALVIHTVVAQRSLHQLMYVLIATLLSVNICAATAVMPKMMEGFVHYANPISLRGCLAQMFFIYFTLLLDYNLLLAMALDRYVAICHPLRYTDLMTSRLLGLLAILALTRSLLVAVPLVVLTARAQFCRTAVIRHFTCEYIALLSIACGDLTFNNRLGLAMRLVTVTFDLVLLGTSYTRIIYDAFRISSGGARAKALHTCGSHLLVILTIYLSGLSTSIVFRVAKTVSQDVQNLLSAIYLLLPGALNPVIYGVRTREIRQHVEKMLSRKELAREAGEKPKRLQNRRVESKLPG